Genomic DNA from Takifugu rubripes unplaced genomic scaffold, fTakRub1.2, whole genome shotgun sequence:
agaatggaATATAATTAGATTTTGTTTCTAATTCTGGTCCCAAACGTTTGTTAAAATATTTACCACAACTTCCATATTATTTATGGTCTTCTCAGTTGCAAGAATATTCCAGGTAATTTATATCGTTGCATCCATTTCTCACAATGCCATTATGTAGAGTCCATGTACCTTTATTTTTGGTAGTAAAGTCAAAAACtatatgttttatatttttagttTGCAAATCTATATATAACTCTAaatctttttaaacttttcacCTAATGGCAGGTGCATTTTTGGCATTAAAGTCTCTGTTCTGCAAGCAAAATAACAACAAGCTATCATGGATTTAATGGAATTTAATGGAATTTCCGGAAtaaaaatgttgacaataggCGAAAGAACAAATGATTGAGTTTTGGTGACCTGGAGGGACCTTTGATatcccaaaggtcaaaggtcaaggggtTCAAGCCTTGGGGCTTTGATTATCAAGCAACCTACTATATTATATAACCTTGTATTAATGTGTTAAGCTCGTCAACTCAAACCCTCTCTGTGTGCCTGGTTGTTACTTCACGTGTTACTGCGTTCCAGTGAAGAGCCGGAAGTCTGCCTGTCGCCTCCGGAAGTCTGTCTCCTCCTATCGGACTGAGTTAGACAAGCGATCACTAGTAAATTAATTTATTCCACTCCCATGATCGTAAACCTGGATAAAGACAATATCATTACGATATCTTGTAATAAATATGAACTCTGACTTAAATGACAGCAtgaattaattttaaaatggtCTGCAATACCTTTGTCTCAAAAGTAGCGGAAGTGCTATGACACGGAAACGACACTAACTTCCGCCCGCTGGAGAAACAGGCGGTTAGCTAAAAATTAGCATCAGCTGTTTGGAAATTAGTGTTTCAATGTTGAGATACTAACGTTTTTCTCTGTGCCTACAGAAGATCAGTAGAGTTACCAGCTCTCAGGAGAAACACAAAGACGGTAATAGACTATAAAAACTGCCAGTTGTTATGCTTTGTCAAATGTTTGGGTTAAAAATGTCTGAAGTGTAAAATGGAGCCAGTATAACGCAGGATTCAAAGTGTGTTATGAGCCTCTAGAATCAGTTAAATGTGTTAATTTTACACATCGTTAACAATAACCTAGTAACTGTTAACTATGTCAGAAGCTAAAGCGACTTTGGTTCATATGTTAAATAATTAGACGCGGTTGAAACAATAACAACCAAGTGGAACCCAAGAACTTGCTATCTGGTTAAAACCAACCTAACTAGCTTGTAGCACAGTTTTCACTTTTGCTTAAAAAAActctgtttttccctctctccgCAGCGTCTGATATGAGCAACATTGTAAGTTTTCTTATTTAGTCAAACTTTTCGCTACGTGTGAAATACTTAGCATGACATAAAGAGTTGCCATCTAAAGGCATCGAGTGAACATTTAAGGAGCCTGCTTAAGTCAGGCGTTGCATCTATGCCGATGATTTATGCATCTTCCACTGTTGTGGTGTTCTGATTTGTGTTAAGGCTCAGCGGAAAAGGAGGACGACAGGAAGTCCTCTTGTTGCCAGATCCAGCACCAAGACAAGCAGACGTGTTAGTGCCAGAAGGGCTGCAAATGATACGAGCATGTCCAATGGCAACATTGACTCTGCTGCAGAGCCCATTGATGTGGCAGACAGTCAGTAATGATCACTTTAGAAACGACTTAGCAttgtcagagtccagtcagtaATGAGTCTTTTGTATTTAGgtgtggaggaagtggtggaccTGACCTGTGAGGGATCAGAATGTGCTGTGGTTGATTTGACGAGCAATGACTCTGTGCTGGTAACATAACACACGTGCATATGCTTGCATCACACAgacaccccctcctctctgacatATTTTGTTTATGTTCTGCCatggctgcttctgctgcttcagctgttgGATGAAGGTAAAGGCTGATTTTGAGACGAGATTGTGATTGAGGTTTTAGTGAAGGGTAGGCCTAATATatatgttctccttcaggtccTCAGCGCAGTACAGTCACCACAGCAGAGAGTTATGTAGtcagcagtgatgaagatgacaaTGCGGCTCCTGTCCTGAAGACTTCAGTAGTTTCCTTACACGACAACAGTGTTTTCAGGTATTACACCAAGACCTGCCAACACTTTATCTTCAGGTCCCACAAATGAAACTTCCACTATGTGGGACTAAAGTCACTCAACTCACAAATGTGAGACATGTTAGGACATGGAGCTAAAAGGTGCCTGGGTTCTAAAATGTCTGACTTTGAATATGCTTGACATCACAAACAGTGGTGAAATCTAGGGCAGAACATTTTCAATACTTTTTTCGTCCTCCGTGCAACAACAGCCCCATGTTGTGCCATAGAATTTGCCATAAGAACCACTAATACAAGTTACTAAAACGGTTTGGAAAGGGAACACTGAATGGGGAACACCTCTATTTCAGACCAACTCCAGGGACGATCAGCTGTCCGGTCTGTTTGGACTCCTACTGTGAGGTAACCTTAATCATGTTTGTTGCTTACCTGGATGGACAGCTGAATCCTGCTTTCTGATTGGAGTGTTGATGTTTGCAGATTGTAGACAGCGGCAGATTAGTCGTATCCACCAAATGTGGTCATGTGTTCTGCAGCCAGTGTCTGAGAGATGCCCTGACGTCTTCGCACACGTGTCCCACCTGCAGGAAGCGATTGACCCACCGCCAGTACCACCCACTTTacatctgacatcatcacactGTGATGTGTGccctgctgttttctttctcactATTTACAATCTGACTGTGTTGAATGATTGTCAGTTAATGCATATTATTGATTATAGTTCATATagtttattttttgtattttctaatTGTGTAAATAAATTTTGACTTTGTGGCTTTGAATAGGAATTTTGGATTATATGTAATTACAACAAAGACTGGAAGAAGTTGTGTGTAATTTCAGAATTTACAAGAGACAATgctgaaattattttttaactAGATATAAATGACTATGTTATCACTAAATGTATTGCCAATTTCTCAGCAATCAAGCAACTACCATCAAACTGATATTTTGGTGTCTATcaagatttcctttatttgtcccacaatggGGAAATTTACAAATCAAAGAAGCAAGCAGCAGGCATATTTCCAGACAGCTGGAGAAAATAAGTCATTGTCTTAAGCTCCGAGTTCTCCTGAGTACGTGGAAACAGTTTTTTCTTGCTGTTTTTAATTAAGCCTGTAAGTGTTAAATACAGCAAGGCTCAATAAGATTTTATGCATCAGTAACAGCACCCTTTTACATGTCCAGACTAATGAGATGAAACTTTCTTTTAATTGAAAACAAGTTTCCTCTGCTACTTCTGTCCGTGATGAAATCTATTTGTCCTAATTATTGATCCAACTAAATGTAAAATTTTTACTGCAAAAGACATTCCAGTCACAAATTTGTATCATTCaagcaataaacacaaatatttaGAAATTCGgacaaaacattttaatgaatcGTTTCCACCACTTTAGAttatgataaaaagaaaaaacggtTTTATCATGGACTTAAAATacaacaaccccccaccccccccccaacctcacAAAGTAAGTAAGTTTCACAGATTTCATATTTTAGAGTTTTCTTCTTTCCACAATATAAAACAATTAGATTAGATTGTCATTAATTAGATGGAAACTTCTCAGGAGTCCAGATAAGATGGACATTGTTAAGACTTATTCCAAATCATAATGCTCCTGGCAAATTTAACAATAAAACCCAATTCGTGTTTCTTTTTAGATCTCTAGTGCTGAGTATTTGTACAATTGCAGATCATCTTTACCTTCCTCGTCGTGTACTGTTGCAAAACTACTAATAAAGTTATGGGGGAAAAGGGTCAGTTGATCTCGTGATTCTGAGTCATTTCAGTCACAGGACTGACGAGTCATTGTCACCGGACACACGCTTttgctcctgattggctgctgcaaAAGTCAACCTGACGTCACACCCCATAATTCTGAAAATACGAATAAGTTGTATAACATAAATGGgctgatcaaaaaaatatttaatcacACAACAGGGCTCTATTTGAACTGAAAATGTCATAAATCTACACACTAAGAGCGAACTGTTTACAAAGTGAGGTTTACGTAATGTGCGACTTAAATGCCAGCAAATGTTTCATGGATTTCCAGTCTCTCAGTAAACGTGAACCTGTTAAAACACATCTTCGACTCTGGGTTCGGGTTAGTGTGTGTTCGGTCCTtgcaaagccccccccccccccccccccccccactagaACTCACGGAAATCCCTGGTGGGGGTAAATCTGAGTTTACGCAGGATAAGAATGATCTGCTAACGCAGAGCAGCGGGCACAACCTCGAGTTGATTGTTTTTAAGACAATGGAGATGATTGACGATGTCCTGCTCCCATCACCCTCCGACACATCTTCCACGGGATTCATGTAACACTACATACATTTACTAAATTGCAAACACGGTTCCCACAGTATCCAAATCTAAATATCATCCATGGAGATCAGTAGAAACACTTCAAATGTTTAGGTGTAACGATGACTCGGCATTGTTGTCGCGTCAGACTAAGTCACATGACTCGGTCCCTGCTGGCCTGTTATTTGTAGAATGGGCGGGGCTCCGTCTGCCGACCAATGGCAAAGCGAGTTGGTTTCCGCCGACGTATTTCCAGGAAGTAAACACAGTCTTGTCAAGATTAAAAGCTGCGTCACAAACCTCTGCCGTATGTTCGAGTGTAACACTTGCTAGTGTTCAGTTTACTGACTAATCCAGCTTTTACGCGCAGATCGGAGCAGAATGTCGGTGACAGTGAAGGCCTACCTGCTGGGGAAGGACGAGGTGGTCAAGGAGGTCCGGAGGTTTGCGGTGGACCAGGACGTCTCATCCAGCTTTGAGTACCTCTGCCGGAAGACCGCAGAGATCTTTAACAACCTGAAAAACAGCGGATTTAACATGTTCTACAAAGGTGAACATAGCCATCAGATTTCACAGAGAACATACGAATGACATAAATGAAACAACTTAAACCTGTTCTACAGAGGTTTCAGATATTCCATGTGTTGTCAATTGCTTCTATTTTTGAGCCTAAAAACACAACTATGATCacgatggtgatgatgccatttcagatgaagatggagaccTGGTTGCATTTTCCTCTGACGATGAACTTCTGATGGGACTGGCCTGCATGAAGGACTCCACCTTCCGCATCTTTATCAAAGGTACAGAGTCATGTCGTCACAGCTGcgcatcaccatggtaacagaaAGTAGCATTCCTGTGTTCAGGTTATGCTAAAGAGAATGGTTAGTTAGGGTCACAGGCAGCCAGGTGGCCGTTGCTTATCTCCATATACAGCAAACTTTATGAAACTTGAAAACTCATTAACCTGTTTCTCTGAAACATCCCAAACTCTGTAATGTGACATTTCTATAGtgtacatttacattttgtgtACATTTCAATTAGTTTATTTGAAGTTTTGGTAGGTTGAGTGAGGTGGTAATAAAAATAGAACCCAGCCTCAAGTATCAGAAACCTGTTAAGGAAAAGTGGAGCAGAGGTTTGACGAGTTGGAACCAGGCCGAAGAAAGAGCGTCGCTTGTTTTTCTGAATTCTTCCAGAGAAGAAGGAGCACCGTCGAGACTTCCCTCTTCATGCCTTCCCTCCTTTCGGGTTTGgccaccctcctcccccacccggAGCTCATCATACTCTGCCGCACCCAATGGCCCCTCCCCAGGTGCTGCACCCTAATGTCACCTGTGACGGCTGCGAGGGGCCTGTTGTTGGAACTCGTTTCAAGTGTTCAGTCTGTCCAAACTACGATCTTTGCTCTGCCTGCCAGGCTAGAGGGATGCACACTGAGCACGTTCTGCTGCCTATCTGGCACCCGCTGCAGGTGGGCTGCACCATGAAAAGTACCCTACGTTTGGGTCTGTAGATCTTTTTGAGGAATTGTTTTCTCCTGTCTGTTGCAGTGGTTTCCACGTGGGAAGTGGATGAAGTGGATgagacactgcatgtggaatcAGAACCAGTCTCAGAATGTgaaccagagccagagccagagccagagccaggcCCCTGATCAGCCTCCAGCTTCTACACCTGCTGCTGAGAGCAGTCTCCCCTCTGGTTAGTTTCTGGGCTTCTAGTTGTCCTCGTCACTTTGACGGGGTGCACACTGTCAAAAACTGAACAACAATGTTGTGTTTGTACTGGAGCAGCACACCATTAAGAATCTCTTTTGTAGACTCCCAGGCTAATGTGGATTTCCTGAAGAATATTGGTGAGGGCGTGGCAGCCATGCTGAGTCCACTGGGTGAGTGGTCTCACCCGACATCTTACGATTGTAGACTGACATCAGTTTTTAAAGcaggaaatgtcacatttgtaCAGGTATTGATGTGGACATTGATGTGGAACACGAGGGCCAGCGGGCTAAGGTGGTACCACCCCTTCAGAATGAGAGGGGTGAGGAAGACCTGGGGGGTGGAGCCAATGATGGGGGTGGAGTCAAGACTGACTGTAGCACCAGTGTGGGAACACAAGTAAGTTCAGCAGAATCAAAAGTTTAAACACCTGATGACCTTAATGTGATTTACTGTATAGAAATATTCTCACATCAGCACATGCCAATTAAGGGGAAGGGTTGGAGTGATAGTGTGGCCACACAAATGGCATCAGTACTTCACATGGCAGGCCAGGGAAACAGGTAGACTTGATTCATATGTGTTTAGCAGGGAAACAGGGACTCTGATGAGGAGTGGACCCACCTGAGCCCCAAAGAGGTTGATCCTTCTACTGGAGAGCTGCAGTCACTGCAGGCCCAGAGTCTGCCTTCAGGTGGACAGCAACATCCAACAGGTCTAAAGGAGGCAGCTTTATACCCCCACCTTCCAGACGGTAAGATCAGGTTTCCAACAGACTAGATGATGTTGCGCGTGACGTCTCCACTAACATGCGTCCATCCCTCACAGAGGCAGATCCTCGTCTAGTAGAGTCTTTGGCTCAGATGCTGTCAATGGGCTTCACAGATGAAGGCGGTTGGTTGACGCGTCTTCTGCAAGCCAAAAACTATGACATTGGCGCCGCCCTTGATGCCATCCAGTACGCCAGACAACCGAACCCCCAACAGCCCTGAAGCTGTCACGGTGCAACCATGTTGCTTCCTGTCGTCTGGTTCATCTCAGTGTCATTGAGTAATACCTGACGTGATTACATGTTTATGGGAACAATTAAAATGTACACCTTCAACATCTGTCTAATTATTCCTTTAATGATACTGCTTTTAATTTGGGTCCAACTGAAACCGTTCTAACAAACTTATCAATTATTGAGTGCTTCAATTTAAACAACTGAACATTCAATTCATCCCTTATATGAAAGAAAGTCCAAAACAGTTGTAGAATTCTACCCTGACCCTTTGCTCCAGCAAGGATTAATAGATCAGTGATCAGCTGGAAGAAATTCATCAAAGTCTTCCCCAGTGTCAAAGATGGAGACACCACGAAGTGAGGACGTGTGGGACCGAGTCCAgccaccagaggagcaggaccACTGGCTCGTCCCACTGCCACAGGCCTCCTCCTTATGCTCTACCACGCAGTTCCAAGTGAGGAAAGGAGCCCAGCGACTCCCCGGACTGGATCCCACACTGGTCCCGGTCACACTGGTCCTGGTCACACTGGTCCCAGTCACACTGGGGGTACTGGTCCCGGTCACACTGGGGTTACTGGTCCCGGTCACACTGGGAGTACTGGTCCTGGTCACACTGGTCCCGGTCACACTGGGGTTACTGGTCCCGGTCACACTGGGGGTACTGGTCCCGGTCACACTAGTCCCGGTCACACTGGGGGTACTGGTCCTGGTCACACTGGGGGTACTGGTCCCGGTCACACTGGTCCTGGTCACACTGGGGGTACTGGTCCCGGTCACACTGGTCCCGGTCACACTGGGGGTACTGGTTCCGGTCCAGTCCTTGCTGGCCGcacaagtttctgtttttttgagCTTGGGCCCGTCTGACTGCAGAGAAAGGGAAGGGAACATTTCTGTTCATCCATCGGATCGTCAGTGAGCAACTTCCACATGAAAGATAAGACCTAATAAAATTATTAcaattttaattacatttttcataACGGGAAAGAGGTTTTTGTGCTGAGTTTACAATGTAAATTAAAAATATGATAaagtcaaaaagaaaaaatgtaaaaatactaAAAAGCTTTGATGAATGAATTTGGAATCGTGATGTATGAAGTGAAATTACATTATTCTTTATTCACACCGTCCACCGACAGTCTCTTTCacttatggacgccttagggacgccttagggacaccttagggacgccttatggacgccttagggacgccttatggatgccttagggacgccttatggacgccttagggacaccttatggacaccttagggacgccttagggacaccttatggacgccttagggacaccttatggacgccttagggacgccttagggacaccttagggacgccttagggacgccttagggacgccttatggacgccttagggacgccttatggacgccttagggacaccttagggacaccttagggacgccttagggacaccttatggacgccttatggacgccttagggacgccttagggacgccttagggacaccttatggacgccttagggacgccttatggacgccttagggacaccttagggacgccttatggacgccttagggacaccttatggacgccttagggacgccttagggacaccttagggacgccttagggacgccttagggacgccttagggacac
This window encodes:
- the LOC101073495 gene encoding E3 ubiquitin-protein ligase RNF4 isoform X2, which encodes MSNIAQRKRRTTGSPLVARSSTKTSRRVSARRAANDTSMSNGNIDSAAEPIDVADSVEEVVDLTCEGSECAVVDLTSNDSVLLLDEGPQRSTVTTAESYVVSSDEDDNAAPVLKTSVVSLHDNSVFRPTPGTISCPVCLDSYCEIVDSGRLVVSTKCGHVFCSQCLRDALTSSHTCPTCRKRLTHRQYHPLYI
- the LOC101073495 gene encoding E3 ubiquitin-protein ligase RNF4 isoform X1; the encoded protein is MSNIAQRKRRTTGSPLVARSSTKTSRRVSARRAANDTSMSNGNIDSAAEPIDVADSVEEVVDLTCEGSECAVVDLTSNDSVLLLDEGPQRSTVTTAESYVVSSDEDDNAAPVLKTSVVSLHDNSVFRPTPGTISCPVCLDSYCEPVSERCPDVFAHVSHLQEAIDPPPVPPTLHLTSSHCDVCPAVFFLTIYNLTVLNDCQLMHIIDYSSYSLFFVFSNCVNKF
- the LOC101074386 gene encoding sequestosome-1 isoform X1 is translated as MSVTVKAYLLGKDEVVKEVRRFAVDQDVSSSFEYLCRKTAEIFNNLKNSGFNMFYKDEDGDLVAFSSDDELLMGLACMKDSTFRIFIKEKKEHRRDFPLHAFPPFGFGHPPPPPGAHHTLPHPMAPPQVLHPNVTCDGCEGPVVGTRFKCSVCPNYDLCSACQARGMHTEHVLLPIWHPLQWFPRGKWMKWMRHCMWNQNQSQNVNQSQSQSQSQAPDQPPASTPAAESSLPSDSQANVDFLKNIGEGVAAMLSPLGIDVDIDVEHEGQRAKVVPPLQNERGEEDLGGGANDGGGVKTDCSTSVGTQQGNRDSDEEWTHLSPKEVDPSTGELQSLQAQSLPSGGQQHPTGLKEAALYPHLPDEADPRLVESLAQMLSMGFTDEGGWLTRLLQAKNYDIGAALDAIQYARQPNPQQP
- the LOC101074386 gene encoding sequestosome-1 isoform X2, which gives rise to MSVTVKAYLLGKDEVVKEVRRFAVDQDVSSSFEYLCRKTAEIFNNLKNSGFNMFYKDEDGDLVAFSSDDELLMGLACMKDSTFRIFIKEKKEHRRDFPLHAFPPFGFGHPPPPPGAHHTLPHPMAPPQVLHPNVTCDGCEGPVVGTRFKCSVCPNYDLCSACQARGMHTEHVLLPIWHPLQWFPRGKWMKWMRHCMWNQNQSQNVNQSQSQSQSQAPDQPPASTPAAESSLPSDSQANVDFLKNIGEGVAAMLSPLGIDVDIDVEHEGQRAKVVPPLQNERGEEDLGGGANDGGGVKTDCSTSVGTQGNRDSDEEWTHLSPKEVDPSTGELQSLQAQSLPSGGQQHPTGLKEAALYPHLPDEADPRLVESLAQMLSMGFTDEGGWLTRLLQAKNYDIGAALDAIQYARQPNPQQP
- the mrnip gene encoding MRN complex-interacting protein, with the protein product MNTWRGSFRGDVLVTSGPGIFEPEKLGRSRTRTEPEPKPSRLSVMVQEFHVVLCFSCRTFQVHQVKKASSRWRCSLCGEKQSLLKEFGRGSSRDCRHHVQKLNSMRGAVMQEEESNPWSLWKQMEANGEDVEEQREKKQSQVESCWSKYLDMKEEVVLEEQEDRPAGAHLHRKRRREESTPEQSDGPKLKKTETCAASKDWTGTSTPSVTGTSVTGTSTPSVTRTSVTGTSTPSVTRTSTPSVTGTSVTGTSTPSVTGTSNPSVTGTSVTRTSTPSVTGTSNPSVTGTSTPSVTGTSVTRTSVTGTSVGSSPGSRWAPFLTWNCVVEHKEEACGSGTSQWSCSSGGWTRSHTSSLRGVSIFDTGEDFDEFLPADH